ACATGGAGCTGACCGGCTACTGGTGGCCGGAGGTGGCCAGCCAGTATGCCAACAGCGCTCCCACCGGCAACCGCAAGAGTCATTGCAGCGCCTTCATCGCCACGGGAGACGCCACCGCCGATGGCCGGATCGTGATCGGTCACGAGTCGTTCACCGAGTTCTGGAACGGCCAGTACATGAACTTCATTCTGGACATCACACCCGACGACGGCTATCGGCTGGTCTACCAGGGGAGCCCGGGGTGGATCGCCAGCATGACCGACTTCTGGGTCACCGGCGGCGGTTTGGTAGTGGTGGAAACGACGATGGTCGGCTACCAGGGCTACGATGTCGACAAGGTGCCCGAATACGTGCGTGCGCGCACTGCCGGCCAATACGGCGAGAGCATCGACCATTGGGTTGAGCTGATGGACGCCGGGAACAACGGCGGCTACGCGAACATGTGGTTGATCGGCGATATCGCGACCGGCGAGATCGCCAACTACGAACAGGGTCTGATCTACCAGCTGCTGGAAAAGAAGACCGACGGCTACTTTTTCGGCGCGAACGCCCCGACCGACCCGCGCATCCGCAATCTGGAAAGCACCGACACCGGCTGGAGCGACGTGCGCCAGCAGACCGGCGCCCGCCGGGTCCGTTGGCCGCAGTTGCTCGATCAACACTATGGCGCGATCGACGCCAAGATCGGACAGACGATGCTGGCCGATACGTTCGATCCCTACCTGGGCTACATCAATCCGTCGTCCCGCACGATCTGCGCCCACTATGACGTGGATCCCATGGAATACGTCAGCGATCCAAACGCGGTCTGGAACGTCCCATTCACTCCAGCGGGTTCGGTCGAAGGCAAAGTCACGACCGCGGCCGACGCCGAGAACATGAGCATGTGGGGCCGCTTCGGACGGGCCGATGGCGGCCCGTTCGATGCAGGGGACTTCCTGCAACAGCACCCGCAGTGGAACTGGCAAGCAGGCTATTTGATCGACCGCCCGTCGCAGCCATGGACCTACTTCGCCGGGGATGGCGAGGTCGCGACCGAGGAGTAGCGACGCACGGCCCCGCCTACTCCACCTCTTCCAGAGCGGACAGATGCGGGTTCGTCAGGCGCAGGCTGTCACGGTCAGCGGTAACCGGGGCAATGATTTCCAGTTCGTCGGCGGCGGCGGAAAGGGCATGGCTGACGAACTCGCGGGTGCGGTCTTCTCTCGGGTTGTCGAAGATCTGTGACGGCGGCCCGATTTCGACGATGCGGCCAGCGTCGAGGAAGGCGATCCGGTCGGCGATCTCGCGCGCGAAGCCCATCTGGTGGGTCGCCATCATCATCGTCATACCAGCGCCGCGCAGCTCACGGATGAGCTGCATCACCCCGCCGATGGTCTCCGGGTCGAGCGATGAAGTGACCTCGTCGAGCAGGATCAGCTTCGGCTTGAGCGCCAATGCGCGGGCGATGGCCACGCGTTGTTGCTGACCGCCGGAAAGCCGGTCGGGATATTCGTTTGCCCGGTCTGGCAGCCCGATCCGATTGAGCAGTTCCAGCGCTTCCTCGCGCGCTTGCCGCTTCGGCACCTTCTGGACGTGAATCGGCGCCATGGTGATGTTTTCCAGCACCGTCCGGTGTGGAAAGAGGTTGAACGACTGGAAGACCATGCCGATTTCCTGGCGGACGCGGTCGGCATCGATCTTCGAAGAGGTGATTTCCCGATCCTCCAGCAGAATCCGACCCGACTGGATCTCTTCCAGCAGGTTGATGCAACGGAGCAGGGTCGATTTTCCGCACCCGGAACGCCCGATCAGGCAGATGACTTCGTGGGCGTCGACCGTCAAATCGACGTTCTGCAACACCAAATGATCGGCGTACGCCTTGTAGACGTGCTCGATTCGGAGCAAGGGCGACGACGCGCTCAATATGCACCTCCGGCCGAGCGGCGACGGGCGTCACGTTTCACCAGATAGTCCGTGAAGCGGGCCAGCGGCACCGTGATAGCAATGAAGAGCACCGCCGCGGTGAGATAGCTGGTGAAGTTGAAGTAGAGCCCCGAGTAGATCTGCGCTTGGCGGGTTGCTTCCAGCGGACCGATGACCGAGACGAGCGCGGTCTCC
The sequence above is drawn from the Thermomicrobiales bacterium genome and encodes:
- a CDS encoding C45 family autoproteolytic acyltransferase/hydrolase, which produces MDYSFFVEKGAELHKDKITPELLEEMEGIAAGYTAAGVPTTLDDIIGWNAYMELTGYWWPEVASQYANSAPTGNRKSHCSAFIATGDATADGRIVIGHESFTEFWNGQYMNFILDITPDDGYRLVYQGSPGWIASMTDFWVTGGGLVVVETTMVGYQGYDVDKVPEYVRARTAGQYGESIDHWVELMDAGNNGGYANMWLIGDIATGEIANYEQGLIYQLLEKKTDGYFFGANAPTDPRIRNLESTDTGWSDVRQQTGARRVRWPQLLDQHYGAIDAKIGQTMLADTFDPYLGYINPSSRTICAHYDVDPMEYVSDPNAVWNVPFTPAGSVEGKVTTAADAENMSMWGRFGRADGGPFDAGDFLQQHPQWNWQAGYLIDRPSQPWTYFAGDGEVATEE
- a CDS encoding amino acid ABC transporter ATP-binding protein encodes the protein MSASSPLLRIEHVYKAYADHLVLQNVDLTVDAHEVICLIGRSGCGKSTLLRCINLLEEIQSGRILLEDREITSSKIDADRVRQEIGMVFQSFNLFPHRTVLENITMAPIHVQKVPKRQAREEALELLNRIGLPDRANEYPDRLSGGQQQRVAIARALALKPKLILLDEVTSSLDPETIGGVMQLIRELRGAGMTMMMATHQMGFAREIADRIAFLDAGRIVEIGPPSQIFDNPREDRTREFVSHALSAAADELEIIAPVTADRDSLRLTNPHLSALEEVE